ctttcaaggtgggcctTCAAATTGATCACaacttaaggaaatctctgaccaaaaagcctgtacAGAGTGTGCGTCggcttatggatcgtattgacgagtacaaacgggttgaggaagatcagcagcaaggTAAGGGgaaggcaaaggttatccctcaagagaggagggatttcgggtcgaatagatacaataacaataggccgaggagagatttcgctgggcaatctggttcagTCACTCCTCAGGTAGTCAACATCGTGTTTCGAGAACCGGTGCACTAGTTATTGAAGAAGATCTGGAAggaaccatacttcaaatggcctaaCAAGATGGTTGGGGATCCTACGAAGCGGAATCAGAATCTCATTTGCCACTATCATTGAGACgtaggtcataccaccgagaattgtcgAACACTATGaaaccatttggagcagttggttagtgaaggaaagttgaagcaatttTTGTATCATCCCAATGGACAAGGAAGCCATTCAGGTTCGATTAATCAAAAGAACAACTCATCCAAGCctcccttgggaacgattaatgtcatttttgctGCTCCTAGTAGGACTGGCTcttgtcctactagggtgatgtctgTGTCACATACTCTCGCCGAGGAGTCTGGCTTGAAACCGAAGAGAATTAAAGGGAATATTCCTCCCATTTCGGGCTTCTCGGATGAAGATAAGATTGGAACTATTCAACCGTATGACGATGCTCTGGTGGTTACGCTGAGGATAGGGGGCTATGAAGTGAGGAGGGTAATGGTTGACCAGGGTAGTGGGGCTGacattatgtaccctgacttgtttAGGGGGCTTAACCTAAAGCTCAAGGATCTTACTGCTTATGATTCACcactaataagttttgaagggaagactgtCATTCCAAAAGGGCAAATTCGGCTACCTGTGCAATCGGGTCTGGAGGTTGTGCatgtagatttcatcgtggtagatgcttattctccctacaTGGCCATCGTTGCAAGGCCTTGGCTACATGCTTTGTGTgctgtttcctcaactctacatgtcaaaGTGAAGTTCCCGTCGGGGGAACTGATTGAGGAAATTGTTGGGAGCCAATCAGTGGCAAGACAGTGTATAtcggctgcaattctgcatcaGGCTGAACCAGGGTCCTCGGTCTCGGCTACGGAGAACTTATAGCAATTAGTGTCTCTGGGTGCGCCCaatgcggtgacagcagaggaggcaaTATGTGAAAAATTAGAAAGGATTCTTATAGGTGATGACCCTGAAAAGTTCTTTTAGGTTGGTGTTCAGctaccacaccaggagaagatggaattggttatgtttttaaaaaagaatgtaGACGTATTTGCATGGGATCCCTATGAAGCCCCGAGGGTTgatccaagtttcatttgccatTATTTGAACATCAATCCTACCGTTGTTTCGAGGAGACAACCACCTCGGGGTTCGTCTAAGGAGCATGCCGAGgccgtcaaggaagaggtgctcaagctcaaaagggccggggcaatcaaagaagttttttatccggAGTGGTTGATGCACacagtggtggtgaagaagaagaatgggaagtggagagtgtgtgtggacttcatagacctgaacaaggcttgccctaAATATTCATTTGcaatgcctcgtatagatcagttggtggatgctacagttggacatcctcgggtgagttttttggatgtttTCCAagctatcaccaaatacctttggcacTGGATGATCAGGAAAAGACaaccttcattactcctacggggaattatcattataaggtgatgccatttggtttaAAAAACGCAGGGgttacctatcaaaggatgatgaccaggatgtttgagccgcagctgggaaagactattgaagtgtatgtggatgatatagtggtgaaaagcaagatggtgcctatgcatgtgaaagatttggatgacacctttcaaacgCTCAGGAAGTACaaattgcgccttaatgcctctaaatgctctttcggtgtagGCTCTGGTaaattcctaggctacatggtgactcatagaggaatagaagtaAATCCGGCACAAGTCAGGGCAATCAACAGCttacaaccacctcggaatccaaaggaagttcagaagttgactgggatgactgctgctctcaacagGTTTATCTCTTGATCcgctg
This genomic stretch from Castanea sativa cultivar Marrone di Chiusa Pesio chromosome 1, ASM4071231v1 harbors:
- the LOC142620106 gene encoding uncharacterized protein LOC142620106, translated to MAMKEGETLKTYSDRYLEMFNEIDDDFDKVTINTFKVGLQIDHNLRKSLTKKPVQSLVSEGKLKQFLYHPNGQGSHSGSINQKNNSSKPPLGTINVIFAAPSRTGSCPTRVMSVSHTLAEESGLKPKRIKGNIPPISGFSDEDKIGTIQPYDDALVVTLRIGGYEVRRVMVDQGSGADIMYPDLFRGLNLKLKDLTAYDSPLISFEGKTVIPKGQIRLPVQSGLEVVHVDFIVVDAYSPYMAIVARPWLHALCAVSSTLHVKVKFPSGELIEEIVGSQSVARQCISAAILHQAEPGSSVSATENL